A genome region from Erigeron canadensis isolate Cc75 chromosome 3, C_canadensis_v1, whole genome shotgun sequence includes the following:
- the LOC122592708 gene encoding uncharacterized protein LOC122592708 — protein sequence MDHQTTTRLIPKIFPGYCLGYLGSRAAFEAAGKVTSIRSHVCVFDSSTKDGHYRMLRGRHVKNYNHQRKKYMNLYTLETCLQILIKSLRFSNQNQQYKQQGNNSFPIGNNDFKFCHASKWEQKYNGSH from the exons AT GGatcatcaaacaacaacaaGACTTATCCCGAAGATCTTCCCG GGCTATTGTTTAGGTTATTTAGGTTCAAGGGCTGCTTTTGAGGCTGCTGGTAAGGTCACTTCTATCCGGTCACATGTTTGTGTGTTTGACAG CTCAACAAAAGATGGACATTATCGGATGCTTAGAGGAAGGCATGTTAAAAACTACAACCATCAAAG GAAAAAATACATGAATTTGTACACGCTAGAAACCTGTTTACAAATTTTGATCAAAAGCCTCCGCTTTAgtaatcaaaatcaacaatataAGCAACAAGGAAATAATTCTTTTCCTATTGGGAACAATGATTTCAAATTCTGTCATGCCTCAAAATGGGAACAAAAGTATAATGGTTCCCATTAG